The proteins below are encoded in one region of Ricinus communis isolate WT05 ecotype wild-type chromosome 6, ASM1957865v1, whole genome shotgun sequence:
- the LOC8258401 gene encoding probable E3 ubiquitin-protein ligase RHC2A, with amino-acid sequence MSSPPTTPYWCYRCSRFVQASWRRQEQEQEEEITCPDCASGFLEQLEIQENAAAAADAGRRFHSPSASSAAMLMVGTLPAADNNSLRRTRRNAGDRSPINPVILLRGGGGGESDSGLELYYDDGSGSGLIPLPPSMREFLLGSGFDRLLDQIEINGLVRYEQPPASKSAIESMPTVIINEMHTSTESHCAVCKEAFELDSEAREMPCKHIYHNECILPWLSIRNSCPVCRHELPADGDVNEENHNNDNNSNEAAVGLTIWRLPGGGYAVGRFSDQLPVVYTEMDGGFNSGGLPRRISWGPRGDGGGGGRGGVGGGGGGGGGAWFGLGRALRHWFACFGGGGGGVASNSDSRIRRRRRSRSVSVSNNNVSSTSSRRRRVWDVEISDGRTRS; translated from the coding sequence ATGTCATCGCCACCTACGACGCCGTATTGGTGCTACAGGTGCAGCCGTTTTGTTCAAGCATCATGGAGGAgacaagaacaagaacaagaagaagaaataactTGCCCAGATTGTGCATCTGGATTTCTTGAGCAACTCGAAATTCAAGAAAACGCAGCCGCCGCCGCAGATGCTGGGCGGAGATTCCATTCTCCATCTGCTTCTTCCGCTGCTATGTTGATGGTAGGTACCCTTCCAGCTGCAGATAATAACTCTCTTCGTAGAACACGAAGAAACGCCGGTGACCGCTCTCCGATCAACCCGGTAATCCTCCTTCgcggaggaggaggaggagaatCCGATAGTGGTTTGGAGTTATATTACGATGATGGAAGTGGGTCCGGGTTAATTCCATTGCCGCCGAGTATGAGGGAGTTTTTGTTAGGGTCTGGGTTCGATAGATTATTAGATCAAATAGAGATAAATGGGTTAGTTAGATACGAGCAGCCGCCAGCATCGAAATCAGCGATTGAATCGATGCCGACTGTtattataaatgaaatgcATACATCAACGGAATCACACTGCGCGGTGTGTAAAGAAGCGTTTGAATTGGACTCAGAAGCGAGAGAAATGCCATGTAAGCATATTTATCATAATGAGTGTATACTTCCATGGCTTTCGATTCGAAACTCTTGTCCTGTTTGCCGACATGAGTTACCTGCTGATGGTGATGTAAATGAAGAGAATCACAACAATGATAATAATAGCAATGAGGCGGCGGTTGGATTGACTATTTGGAGGTTACCGGGAGGTGGGTATGCGGTGGGGAGATTTAGCGACCAATTGCCTGTGGTTTATACAGAAATGGATGGTGGGTTTAATAGTGGGGGTTTGCCTAGGAGGATATCCTGGGGACCGAGAGGTGATGGCGGTGGTGGAGGTAGAGGGGGAGTAGGTGGCGGCGGCggcggtggtggtggtgcTTGGTTTGGTTTGGGTAGAGCTTTGAGGCATTGGTTTGCTTGTTTTGGTGGCGGTGGCGGTGGAGTTGCTTCAAATTCTGATTCAAGAATTCGTCGTCGTCGTCGGAGTAGGTCTGTTTCGGTTTCTAATAACAATGTTTCTTCTACTTCATCGAGAAGAAGAAGGGTTTGGGATGTTGAGATTAGTGATGGAAGAACGAGAAGTTGA